A genomic region of Tissierella sp. contains the following coding sequences:
- a CDS encoding NINE protein, which produces MRPKSKFMTFLLSFLPGLSHFYLGYMERGFIYLILFGGLCVGSVGLAILTGRDDPLILLAGIPIIWLVALVDAFSTLNTIRYGNKSEIEERWNSEETKKSNKKIITLALSMIPGAGHMYLGYQKKGIVYMGIFFFAIFFMGWLNLSFLLFLLPLIWFYSFFDAFHTLNGNNVEDVDIDFSKILPAVKHEHIGIGLIVIGVFIVLQKILYPIISSVLSTYFDYNIIYQIKNYIQTSIVSLIFIIGGFKILKNKKELEVIYEEIEVEEDGEEDEK; this is translated from the coding sequence ATGAGACCAAAAAGTAAGTTTATGACATTTTTATTATCATTTTTACCAGGATTATCACATTTTTATCTAGGATATATGGAAAGAGGGTTTATATATTTAATCTTATTTGGGGGATTATGTGTAGGTTCAGTGGGATTGGCAATCTTAACAGGCCGTGATGATCCATTAATTTTATTAGCAGGTATCCCTATTATATGGTTAGTAGCTTTAGTAGATGCTTTTTCTACACTTAATACCATAAGATATGGAAATAAATCTGAAATTGAAGAGCGTTGGAATTCAGAAGAGACAAAGAAATCTAATAAGAAAATAATCACCTTAGCTCTATCTATGATACCAGGTGCAGGACATATGTATCTTGGCTATCAAAAGAAAGGCATAGTATATATGGGAATATTTTTCTTTGCCATATTCTTCATGGGTTGGCTGAATTTAAGTTTTTTACTATTTTTATTGCCACTGATTTGGTTTTACTCCTTCTTTGATGCATTCCATACCTTGAATGGAAACAATGTTGAAGATGTAGACATAGACTTTTCAAAGATATTACCAGCCGTTAAACACGAGCATATAGGCATAGGACTTATAGTGATTGGTGTATTTATAGTACTTCAAAAGATACTATATCCAATTATATCATCAGTTCTATCAACATATTTTGATTATAATATAATATATCAAATAAAGAACTACATTCAAACATCAATAGTATCCTTAATATTTATAATTGGTGGTTTCAAGATATTAAAGAATAAAAAAGAGCTAGAAGTTATATATGAAGAAATAGAAGTAGAGGAGGACGGAGAAGAAGATGAAAAATAG
- a CDS encoding sigma-70 family RNA polymerase sigma factor has protein sequence MINESVLIKKALDGDQDSFAKIVDLYKNYVFAIILNFIKDYNEVENVAQEVFLQIYLSLPKYQEDNFKGWIGRIASNKSIDWLRKKKSKFKEEVFENGEELINSPKLRHDDSPEEILIQKEKKESIAKLCKSVPQIYEEVIVKFYLQGKSYEEIAEEEEVSVKTIASRLYRGRNMLKEKWREENETL, from the coding sequence TTGATTAATGAATCAGTACTGATAAAAAAGGCATTAGATGGAGATCAGGATTCTTTTGCCAAAATAGTTGATCTATATAAAAATTATGTATTTGCTATTATTCTTAATTTTATCAAGGATTATAATGAAGTAGAAAATGTTGCTCAAGAAGTATTTTTACAGATTTATCTCTCTCTCCCAAAGTATCAAGAGGATAATTTTAAAGGTTGGATAGGTAGAATTGCATCCAATAAATCTATAGACTGGCTTAGGAAGAAGAAGAGTAAATTTAAAGAAGAAGTATTTGAGAATGGCGAAGAATTAATTAATAGTCCTAAATTAAGACATGATGACAGTCCTGAAGAAATATTGATACAGAAGGAAAAGAAGGAATCCATAGCTAAACTATGCAAATCGGTTCCTCAAATATATGAGGAAGTCATTGTGAAGTTCTATTTACAGGGGAAGTCCTACGAAGAAATAGCTGAAGAAGAGGAAGTATCTGTAAAAACCATAGCATCCAGACTTTATCGTGGAAGAAATATGTTAAAAGAGAAATGGAGGGAAGAAAATGAAACATTATGA
- a CDS encoding SPFH domain-containing protein, translating to MEYIFIVGGVVGILLILLLFWRKVPADKAMVITGLKKRVLSGKGGLMVPFLEASCTISLENISMTTDVNEAPSKQGIFVNIVGTAIVKVNNNTDSILKAVEQFCSGGAKNTVSVISSMVEQILEGKLRGIISTLTVEQINEDRAAFEQRIEDDIREELHFMGLLLISYSILRISTQGGYLENRAIPQIAAAKSDADIATAERKMDTEIRNANAIREGEKAKLLAETEIAEGQRNKSIKVESYRAEQDRAKADADVAYKLKEIENESLVAEQQAALAKKNAMVVEERLVAEVKKPADAKKYETEVNAEAEKVRYIKQAEAHAESIRIKAIAEADALKIAAIAEAEAIKARGLAEAESIKAKGVAEAESKDRLADAMAKYGDAAIVELVVGRLPEIMAAVAKPMEQVDKITIIDNGGREGASKLTKVVTDITTNGFQTVKDLTGIDLTDIITTFTSKENIVGKKPIIIESDNEDNMEEALADN from the coding sequence ATGGAGTACATATTTATTGTAGGGGGAGTAGTAGGGATTTTACTTATTTTGCTTTTGTTCTGGAGAAAGGTACCGGCAGATAAGGCAATGGTAATCACTGGGTTAAAGAAAAGGGTATTATCAGGTAAAGGGGGACTTATGGTTCCATTTTTAGAGGCTTCATGTACGATTTCTCTAGAAAATATTAGTATGACAACAGATGTAAACGAAGCACCTTCCAAGCAAGGGATATTTGTAAATATAGTGGGTACAGCCATAGTAAAAGTAAATAATAATACTGATAGCATACTTAAGGCAGTAGAACAGTTTTGCAGTGGCGGAGCAAAAAACACAGTATCAGTTATTAGTAGTATGGTAGAACAAATCCTAGAAGGTAAACTAAGAGGAATAATATCAACTCTTACTGTGGAGCAGATAAATGAAGATAGGGCAGCATTTGAGCAGAGAATAGAAGATGATATCAGAGAAGAATTACATTTCATGGGACTATTGCTTATTTCATACTCTATACTTAGAATATCAACTCAAGGAGGCTATCTAGAGAATAGAGCTATACCTCAAATAGCTGCAGCTAAGTCTGATGCTGATATTGCTACAGCTGAGAGAAAGATGGATACAGAGATACGCAATGCAAATGCAATCAGAGAAGGCGAAAAGGCTAAACTATTAGCTGAAACTGAAATTGCTGAAGGTCAAAGAAATAAATCAATTAAAGTTGAAAGCTATAGAGCAGAGCAAGATAGAGCTAAGGCAGATGCCGATGTTGCATATAAATTAAAGGAAATTGAGAATGAATCTTTAGTAGCAGAACAACAGGCTGCATTAGCTAAGAAGAATGCAATGGTAGTGGAAGAAAGACTTGTAGCTGAGGTGAAAAAACCGGCTGATGCAAAGAAATATGAAACTGAAGTAAATGCTGAGGCGGAGAAGGTTAGATATATAAAGCAAGCAGAAGCCCATGCAGAGTCCATTAGAATTAAAGCCATAGCAGAAGCAGATGCACTTAAGATTGCAGCCATAGCAGAAGCTGAGGCCATCAAGGCAAGGGGATTAGCAGAGGCAGAATCAATTAAAGCAAAGGGTGTAGCAGAAGCAGAATCCAAGGATAGATTAGCTGATGCAATGGCTAAATATGGTGACGCTGCTATAGTAGAATTGGTAGTGGGAAGATTACCTGAGATAATGGCTGCAGTTGCAAAACCAATGGAACAAGTGGATAAGATAACAATAATAGATAATGGGGGTAGAGAAGGGGCATCAAAGTTGACAAAAGTGGTAACTGATATAACCACAAATGGTTTTCAAACTGTAAAGGATTTGACAGGTATAGATTTAACAGATATAATAACTACCTTTACAAGTAAGGAGAATATTGTAGGAAAGAAACCAATTATTATAGAATCAGATAATGAAGATAATATGGAAGAAGCATTAGCAGATAATTAA
- a CDS encoding divergent polysaccharide deacetylase family protein, with protein sequence MPFLEYSEIDAKKAYDAGMEIILHLPMEPERGNPKWLGPRSIRANFCNDEVRKIVQDALEQLPWGKGINNHMGSKIMKDEVIMREIINIVKEKNLYFFNSKTEESKVAAELSKELEVVYFQRNVFLDNERTGYYISKAMSELGKIALDKGYAIGIGHVGGQGGKITVETIDKMSKKLKEQEIEFVYLSQLKNLYIIQGK encoded by the coding sequence ATGCCATTTTTAGAATATAGTGAGATTGATGCAAAAAAAGCTTATGATGCTGGGATGGAAATAATACTACATTTACCAATGGAACCTGAAAGAGGTAATCCAAAATGGCTAGGACCTAGATCCATAAGAGCTAATTTCTGCAATGATGAAGTTAGAAAGATTGTCCAGGATGCTTTGGAGCAACTACCGTGGGGCAAGGGAATAAATAACCATATGGGATCTAAGATTATGAAGGATGAAGTAATTATGAGGGAAATTATAAATATTGTAAAGGAAAAAAATCTATATTTTTTTAATAGCAAAACTGAAGAATCTAAGGTTGCTGCGGAATTAAGCAAAGAGTTAGAAGTAGTATATTTCCAGAGAAATGTTTTTTTGGATAATGAAAGAACGGGATATTACATATCGAAGGCTATGAGTGAACTTGGTAAAATAGCATTAGATAAAGGATATGCTATAGGAATTGGCCATGTTGGTGGGCAAGGTGGTAAAATTACTGTAGAGACCATAGATAAGATGTCTAAGAAGTTAAAAGAACAGGAAATTGAATTCGTATATTTATCTCAGCTAAAAAATCTTTATATAATACAAGGCAAATAA